CAAACAGAGGTTTTTCCTCAGACCAAACCCTCTTTGTCAGCTCCgatgacgaagaagaagagcgaAGCAGCTAACGAAGATCAAACGAAAGAACCCAGTAGAAAAATCGTCTCTTTAGTAAAATCCcagaaagaagaacaaaaagtaTCAGCAAAGGAAGTGAAAAGCtcgaaagaggaagaagaagaagaagaagacctcCTCTTAGACTCCGGCACTGATTCCGACTACGACGGAGATgtattcttcttccttctccttttGCTTCCACAAATTTCTCGTGCATTTGGTTTAACTTCTTTCTCTGTGTGTTCAGAGCTTGTCAGGCTCTTTGAACTCAGATGACTTCGACGCCGGTATCTTCGACGACTCCGAGGAGGACGATGGTTCAAACAGAGATACACAGGATGGAGATGATGAAGGTGAGCTAGTAGATAGTGAGAAtggtgaggaagaagatgggagtgatgatgatgatgatgaaggctCTGAGCAACGTGAAGTAGCCGAAGAGAGTGATTCATCAGAAGATGAGGTGGATGCTTCCTTCCTTCCCACTTATTTTCCCTCAGTTTTCATCGAGAGTATATCTTGATTCAAGTCAATGACACATTCCCTTGGGTAACAATAGCTCTAACTTGATAATACCTTCAGatactcaaaaagaaaaaaagaacagtTCACAATAGCTCTCTTCTTGCAGCTGCAACATGATCACTTATTCCAGCAAAACAGAACCTTGAATTTGCTTTCAAATATTGCCTTTGCTCAAAACTGTTTCCCACTTGACTTGATGACACTCATTGCCTTCTCCTTTTAGAACCTTTGCTGGTTCATGCTAGAGAAGAAACACATTTGTTGTTTCAGAATAACCCAGAATCTAAGCACATATGTGCTACTGAACAAACAACATCAAAACACTCCATGCTTTTGCTGACTGCAACCGGCTCCATGAGAAAACATCACACACTTTCGAGTCTCTCAGATTCACACCTTTGACACTGAGACTAAACTTGCAGTGAACTTAATCTTTTTTTAATCTGTTAGGTTGCTCCAAGGAACACAGTTGGGGATGTTCCATTGGAATGGTACAAAGACGAGAAGCATATCGGTTACGACATCACTGGTAAGAAGATTACCAAGAAGGATAAACAAGACAAGCTTGACTCTTTTCTTGCTACTATGGATGACTCCAAGAACTGGTCTGTTTCAATTCGTTTCTGTTACATTTTGGTATATTAATCGGTAGCATTGTGCTTATGTAAGTTAGTAACACTTTAGGCGCAAAGTTTATGATGAGTATAATGATGAGGAAGTGGAGCTGACTAAGGAAGAAAGCAAACTCATTCGTAGAATGCTCAAAGGGGAAGCTCCCCATTCTGATTTCGATCCATATGCGGTACTACGTTTGTGTAGCTCTTTATCTCAAGATACATTTGGACATTTTAGATTGattctcttgttgttgttggtgtCAGCCTTATGTTGATTGGTTCAAATGGGACGATGCGATACATCCGCTCTCCAGTGCACCGGAACCTAAGCGGAGGTTCATCCCTTCAAAATGGGAAGCCAAAAAGGTTGTTAAGTTGGTTAGAGCGATAAGGAAGGGACTGATCAAGTTTGATAAGCCTGAAGAGGAGCCTAATGTATACCTCTTATGGGGTGATGATTCAACTTCAGATCAAAAGAGCAAGCACTTGACTTATATTCCTCCACCTAAACTAAAACTCCCAGGTGCAAACTCTTTCCTGACCAATCTGTTTATCTGCTTCTGTCTTGGTATCCCATTTTCGAATGTCTTTAATGTGTTCAACTTGGTGTTTCAGGACACGAGGAATCATACAATCCTTCTTTGGAGTACATTCCAACAGAGGAAGAGAAAGCCTCTTATGAGTTGATGTATGAGGAAGATCGTCCAAAATTTATCCCTAAAAGGTATGCACAGACATTAAATATTACTTTGTTATAGTTCTCTTTGGTCTTTGCTAGCTTAAGCCTcatgttaaaatttatatgtgcATAGGTTTACAACTCTGAGAAGCATCCCAGCATATGAGAATGCACTTAAGGAGTCTTTTGACCGTTGCTTGGATCTATACCTATGTCCCAGAGTCCGAAAGAAGAGAGTGAGGACTTAATTTGATCATCTCATTTTCTTCTGTGTGTTTTTAATCTCAcagtgtgttttgttttgtgttgttTCTCCAGATAAACATCGATCCTGAATCTTTGAAGCCTAAGCTACCTAGTAGGAAGGATCTTAGACCTTATCCAAACTCCTGTTATCTTGAATATAAAGGACATACAGGACCTGTTACTTCCATATCCACTGAACTTTCTGGCCAGTGGATAGCCTCAGGTAATATCATTTACTGTTTTAATTCAATTTTCTTGagctctcttttgtttttttttcaagatgCCAATctttgtattcttttttttttgttttcttcaaagGTTCAACTGATGGATCTGTTCGTATATGGGAAGTGGAGACTGGTAGGTGTCTTAAGGTCTGGCAGTTTGATGAAGCTGTTAAATGTGTTGCCTGGAATCCTCTTCCTGACTTTCCCATTCTAGCCGTCGCCATGTGAGTTAGGATCTTGAGAGTTGATTTATCAGCTTCTGTATTCTGAAACCTTCACATTTGCAGGGGAATAGATTTGGTTTTCCTGAACACTGAACTTGGAACTGATGAGGAACAACAAAGGATTGAAGAGCTGCTTCGCTTAGATAATAACCTTCCAGAACTTGATGAAGCTGGNNNNNNNNNNNNNNNNNNNNNNNNNNNNNNNNNNNNNNNNNNNNNNNNNNNNNNNNNNNNNNNNNNNNNNNNNNNNNNNNNNNNNNNNNNNNNNNNNNNNTTTGTGTTGTTGTGGTGGTCGCTGTCATAACAAAAGAGACCATTATTGTATTCCTGTGTTTGTTATTTTCGTCCACAAACATTTAACTAGGAAcataacatcaatataaatatgtatgcCATGTTCATCTTGTTTTATTAATGATATTTCCATTGAGAAAATGAaactattaatataattattttattagatttctATGTCAACATATATAAAGTGCCTTACTAGTAAAAAAAGTGCCTTACTATGttacatcaaaaaaaaatataaaaagtgatGTATAATACCCCAAGTTTGAAGCTGGGTTTTAAAGATATGCTATTAAgaatttgaattataaaaatttaaatataaaacaataggaaatacttttgttttaaaactttcCGTCTATACTGATTATTCTTCCGTGTATCCGGTAGGCCATGGTCATCCgattaattattttctcaatccaattttttcaaaccttttactatttaatttatgatttagattTTTCAGTAAAACCGACTTACAATGGAATGTAAAGAGAATTGAGGAGTTATTACCTGAACTGCTAGTGATCATTCGCTGCTTGCAACCTAGTCAATTAGGAGTGGAGGACGCCTTTATCTGGCAACCACTAACGTCCGGCATTTATTCAACCAAATCTGGATATCACTCAGCCATGACTCGAAGCAAGTCTCAGAGTACGCGAACGGTTGTAACTCCCTCCTTTGAATGGCATAAAACTGTATGGTCTGAACACTGCTCTCCAAAGCTCAAAGTCTTCCTCTGGTCCATTCTTCATCGAGCTCTACCAATGGGAAACAACCTACAAAGAAGAGGCATCAATACAACAGTAACCTGTCCAAGGTGTGGAGAGAGTGAGTCAACTATGCATATCTTTTTCTCTTGTCAGTTCACAAATAAAATCTGGAGCTTATTACCTCTTGCCAATGTAGCTCACCTAGCTACTTCTCAAAGCTTCGAGGCGGTATTGATGGCCTTCAAACGTATACCCTATCTCCCTCCTTCAGGTATATCAACAAACATTCTCCCCTGGGCTTGTTGGCAGATTTGGATATCCCGAAATCAACTCATCTTCGAAGGCAAGAGCCCATCAATCAAAGAGATAGCTCTCCGTACAGTGACTTCGGCTCGAGAGTGGATCGCTGCACAATCAACGACTCAGCAGAAGCAAACCGCACAACCACAGGCTTCAAAGTGGCACTACAAAGATCCGGAACTGAAGAACTCCATCTGCTGCTTCTCCGATGCTTCATGGAATAAAGACAGTCAACGCTCGGGTCTCGGTTGGATCTTCAGAGATCAGAAACCCACCATCTGTAAAGGATCGAAAGTGATGGATTCTGTTAGATCACCTCTGTTGGTTGAAGCTCTCGCCGTTCGATCAAGTCTCCGACATGCAAACCTCATCGGAATCGAAGACCTCACTGTCTTCTCGGATAACCAAACGCTCATCAAAGCTCTTAATAGCAAGCTAGCACCAAAGGAGATATTTGGAGTCGTCGCCGGCATCAAAGGTCTTGCAGCTTCGTTTATCTCAATCGCTTTTTTCTCTATCTCTCGCGCAAAGAATCTTGAGCCAGATGGTCTCTGCAAATCTGTCTTGCAAAACCCATCATCTGTTATGGGCTTTTCTTTGGGTCGTAATTTCCCCACTTCGAACTTGTATTGGGGTGGACcctaaacctttttatttttagttaatgaAATTaatgttgcccaaaaaaaagatttttcagTAAAACTAATccataaaatattgttaaaatatattttaactatacaagttaattaattttgattaaGAATAAGTCCAAAACTCTAAAAATCAATGTTATTCCAtaacattatatttaaaaattaaattaaattaaattttaaaatatcaaaataacccaaaaataattttcgattaattttcatttttctcatgTTTAGGTGCGAGGTCCAACTTCACTGCTCTACCGGTGCTGGTTTTTGAACCTTGGAAATAAATACTATAATTTTAGAAACAATTACACCATAGGACATATACACAGTATATACATACGTGAGTATCTACACAAGTGGCACGTAAGTGGTGTCCCTTCTCTAGCTAGTCACCACCCCTGAAGATTGAATAAGCAAGTTGATTATTTGTAttctgaaaataacaaaaatctaCTAAACAATAACTTAATGCGATgcacatctatattattaaaacaaagatgcattttaatactatttaaaacatatataacaatgaactgtttgaaaacatagataatatattaaagattttttttatttacatatttaactattcatatttaaaataaatttatttctttttatttataaattatgcactgtatttaaaatcaatttaaattgattaattGCAATGATTGTTGTTTTTAcggtaaatataaaaatataaactgaaatatagtatatataatataaataaatttctaaatattattttattttatttagtttaatcaaatataaaatttatagaattcaattttaaaaatatattgtaaaattaataataatttatagaaaactaatgtaagaaattaaaaatttagtatactgtttcattttaaaataaattaacaaaaaataagaaattaatatatgaatagtacaattacattaaattgcatcaagttataaaaaataattataatattatgtacaaattaaaaaagtattatcaaacatgtatattattaaaataatatattttactctatatgaaaattacaaaatataaaaaatatacatgaaatatttttataaaatcagtgcTTTATAAATTTACGTTTAACATAAAGTTTAATTAAACATTAGCGTGAAAACGCAGATCAAATTCTAATTTTTGTTCTTAGACAAGAGTTACAAACTTACTCACATGGAGGTTTGTGATCTGTCTTGGGAAATAGGCTATGTCTCTCATAATGACAATGctcaaaaataattgttttaagtTTTCTGATTATTACTGGTTCAAGATACTATATATAAACGGTTCGTTTAATGCAATTCTGATACATAACAATAACATAATAACCATGTCTACTTTACATTCATACACAAGCAACCAAAAATTTCAATCTTGTCTTGGAAATCCAGCTTGATTTTCACGTACTCCACTTTCATATATGGACCACTTGATTATTAGTAATGTtagtaatattttatagttGTATAATGTTTTGAAACCCAATTCGAACTCATGCTTGAACCGACAAATCCAGTGATCCGAATATAATTTGGTttgaattttagaaaaaaatcaatattcaaAAAATCCAGTAAAACCTTcaaaaaactactaaaatccgAAATATGGTAATCGGTTGAACCACCAGTtaaactaataagtaaatttttttattttttagatttcttAATTGTGTTATTAAAAAGTGAAGTgttcaaattttaataatattttttttacagcCGGATATCGACtatgtatttctttttattatttttcatgaATTTCATTtacaatatttaatttgttatttatttgtgatttttaagATTCTGATGAATATTTATGtcatttgaaaaaataaaatgaatgatAATAAAGAGAATCAATATCAGTTGGTGTAGTTAGGTcggtattagtttatttttgttaccgATAATCTcttaatacattttaatatttaactttttatttatttaaagtttaattttactatttacatttcacatttaaatacttatagatttcaactttttatttttattagatatcGTAACTtttaacttgttacaaaaaatataaataatctgAATTTTTATGTATGttgaatgaaaataaaataagaaaaataagtttttttctaaatattttagaacaaaaatatgtagtatatttttataactaatatattattatttaataaaattaattaatttattgatcTGCGGTTTATTTGCGGTCGACCTAATAATAAGATGATCTATTAAATCATATCGTTTGATGTCCGGATCAGGTTTCGAAGCACAagcttaaaccaaaaaaaaaacaatatgttaGCGTGATCCATCGAGGTGTTTCATTACCACGAATTTTCCTAGAAATTGTGAACAACATATTGGGACCGTGCGATTAAACTGATTTATGTTGGcaagaaaataaattgttttatactAGTTGAAAATAAGTTTGGTTCCCAACACAGTTGTTTAGTGCCGACAATATCTTATACCtaatgtaaaaaaatttaagtttttgttttgtaatttcatcaattatataatttttagctGTATTATTAACGATCGACAAGattaacataataattaaggATTCATTATTTGAATGGATTTTTTTAGTGCGTTGAAGTATTTGGGCATAGCATTGTCATCTCCATTGACCAGAACTAATCTATTAGATGATCATTGTCAAACCATGCAAATTGATCCTTAAACAACAAAGTGAAACGCTAAACCTTTGTTTCCATGCAAAATGCAAGTATTTCCTTAAAACCTCAAAAACACTATtttaacaaatcaaaacaacataACCAAGAGCTCTTggcctggtggtaatggaactcCAGCTGGAGTGCCCGTCCTGGGTTCGAGTCGCCTTGGCCACCTTCCCGCCTATAATCGTGCGTGCCCAGATGGAAGGTCTCGTGGGGATTAGTCTGGACTTACCGCCTGGGAACCCCCAcggttataaaaaaacaaaaaaaaacaaatcaaaacaacattttaaaaaaaaaaacaaatcaaaacaatacAATTGTGATTTATTTCCAAAACATGCATTAATTAGCGTTccaataaaataatgttaattatTTAACTAACACATGCTATCATTAACAACTTTTTAATCACGAGTTAAAGTAATAGACACAACACACAACCACCTATCttagattttatttagaaaaacaatacaaaaagaTGAATACTTCCAACATAATTTAGAGCCACTAGATCTATGGGTAGACAGAGAATCACAGCCGTTGAAGAGTTGGTctcgatgttttcaaaaaatcttcaaaaagCCACACAGAGAGACACTCAAATAGAGCACCGGTCCGTCAGATTTAGTTTCGAAAACAAGGCCCAAAGCCAACCTGCCAGAGTTGTTTCCCACAAAACTACCATAGTGTCCCTCTCACCTTTGCAGTGTCTCTTATTGGTATAAGAGGATAGAGTTGGGAATTCACGTTAATAAGTAGTAATGAAACATCTGCGTCAGTTTCGTCTTTTTGCTCTGCTTCCTCGGCATTTGtaagattttctttttaataacaCTGTTTCAGTCTTTCAGATCAATGATTTTTTTACGCGCctctttttcattattttaaaaagtattgcATATATAAAGTACGTTGAAACTAGTAAAacatttgaatttttcaaaagaaaaaactcttCTGTAATGTACATTCTGAATTGTGCGCTGGAATTTATTTTCTCTAATTATTGTATAAATGTTTTCATTTCACTTTTGGAAAATAACATGTAGCTTTGCTCAAAAATAAATGGTAAAAACATGTTTGTTTAtgacaaataaattaaaaagaattgtTTAAAGTACCATAAATTTATTACTactttcaaaaatacatttaataaaaaataacataggacttgaatttaaaatctaaaattgtTGTTTAAAGATTAATATTTAAACAGTGGAATTgactttatgatttttttataaatgaatattaaatagttaaaactataacaaatcataattttaaagataaatttttaatttttaatttgtgtaaATTATAAATCTCCAAATAGACAACTCTTACTTTAACGTTCGATCACATGTTTTTTATTAACCTATTTATTATGTTAGatcttatgttttatatattactgACAAAATCTAGATTAACAAAATCATTTAACCGTACCTTTTTGTTAAAGATCATATAAGTATATTACCAATGCTTCAAATGAATCTTTAAACTTCAAACTTTAATTATCAGCCTAATTCTATCAATCCAATTGGATCAAATCGGTTGTTTACATCAATATTATATCACCATTATGAAAATGATTTagtttactaattttaaaacCTACAAAATGTTTACCAACTACTACttgttataaaatttacaaGTAGGTGGAAGTAGAGCTTATATAAGCTAGAGaaataagatttataaattgttttagttTACTAAGCTTAAAACCCCACAAAATGTTTACCAACTAGTACTTTGCtgttataaattttacaaagtttGTGGAATTAGAGCTTGTATCAGCAAGAGAAATAagatttataacattatatataaaaaagtttataaattgtTTCTTTCGTTGAGCCAACATAGGAGCCATTTAATTTACCCACTTAAAAGTGGCAAGGGTGATTTATATAATACTACTATACAAGGCAACATTCCAGAacaaagcaacaaaaaaaaactaaaaatttgaCAGCTTATAAGACAAATATGGTGACAAATAAGAGAGGAAAATGAATTGGAGAGAGTAGAGTCACGCGCTGCATATTGCGAAGAGAGTCGACAACGATGGCACAAGAACACGGTACATATGTAGATAAGTACATCTACAGACACAAGCCACACatagaggagaaggagaagcaaaacaaaacaaaataataaaaacaaaataaaaagaaaaattcgtCATTACACAACCgcaccctctctctctctccttcttttgTTGCCTTCCTGTTCtgagatctctctctctctaataaGCTTTTCTTTGTTACTGTGTTTGAGGCCATGCCCTTATCCTTTGAAAAATTTCAAGGGGAGGGGGTGTTTGGTGTTTCTTCTTACTACACAGATTCTCACAAAATCCGgtttaatcaaaacaaaaccggaaccgaagaagaagaagatcttgGTTATGTTTTCCGTGGTGGTTTACAAGAACCGACGTCTGTTCTCGACGCTTTAAGGAGCCCTAGTCCTCTCGCTTCTCACTCTTCAACCACCACCAACACGACGCTGTCTTCCTCTCACGGCGGTGGTGCCGTCACCGCCACCGCAATCGCCGGTGATGATAAATGTAGCCAAATGGGTTTAGACGACCTCGATGGAGTCCTCTCTGCTTCTTCACCTTCTCAAGAACAAAGCATCCTGAGGCTTATCATGGATCCGGGTTCAGGATTCGGCGTTCTCGACCCGGGTTTCGGATTCGGATCCGGGTCAGCTCCGGTTACTGATGGTTCTAACCAGTTGTTACCTTGCAGCTTCCCGTTTCATGACCAAACTCAAACTCACCAGATTGCGAATCCAGAAGCGTTATTCTCTAACCCTCCCCCGGCCAAACGGTTTAATTCCGGATCTCATCAACCGGTTTTCCCATTCTCCGATCCGGTTCAACTATACCAGTTTCCGGTTCAGTTTCACCAGCAACGAATCCCGTCTTCAGCGGCGGCTTTGGCTCCGGTTCCGCCGCCGGGAATAGCTGTGGATGACCAGTCA
This genomic stretch from Raphanus sativus cultivar WK10039 chromosome 3, ASM80110v3, whole genome shotgun sequence harbors:
- the LOC108845204 gene encoding ribosome biogenesis protein BOP1 homolog, which encodes MTKKKSEAANEDQTKEPSRKIVSLVKSQKEEQKVSAKEVKSSKEEEEEEEDLLLDSGTDSDYDGDSLSGSLNSDDFDAGIFDDSEEDDGSNRDTQDGDDEGELVDSENGEEEDGSDDDDDEGSEQREVAEESDSSEDEVAPRNTVGDVPLEWYKDEKHIGYDITGKKITKKDKQDKLDSFLATMDDSKNWRKVYDEYNDEEVELTKEESKLIRRMLKGEAPHSDFDPYAPYVDWFKWDDAIHPLSSAPEPKRRFIPSKWEAKKVVKLVRAIRKGLIKFDKPEEEPNVYLLWGDDSTSDQKSKHLTYIPPPKLKLPGHEESYNPSLEYIPTEEEKASYELMYEEDRPKFIPKRFTTLRSIPAYENALKESFDRCLDLYLCPRVRKKRINIDPESLKPKLPSRKDLRPYPNSCYLEYKGHTGPVTSISTELSGQWIASGSTDGSVRIWEVETGRCLKVWQFDEAVKCVAWNPLPDFPILAVAMGIDLVFLNTELGTDEEQQRIEELLRLDNNLPELDERIEELLPELLVIIRCLQPSQLGVEDAFIWQPLTSGIYSTKSGYHSAMTRSKSQSTRTVVTPSFEWHKTVWSEHCSPKLKVFLWSILHRALPMGNNLQRRGINTTVTCPRCGESESTMHIFFSCQFTNKIWSLLPLANVAHLATSQSFEAVLMAFKRIPYLPPSGISTNILPWACWQIWISRNQLIFEGKSPSIKEIALRTVTSAREWIAAQSTTQQKQTAQPQASKWHYKDPELKNSICCFSDASWNKDSQRSGLGWIFRDQKPTICKGSKVMDSVRSPLLVEALAVRSSLRHANLIGIEDLTVFSDNQTLIKALNSKLAPKEIFGVVAGIKGLAASFISIAFFSISRAKNLEPDGLCKSVLQNPSSVMGFSLGRNFPTSNLYWGGP